The following are encoded together in the Citrus sinensis cultivar Valencia sweet orange chromosome 1, DVS_A1.0, whole genome shotgun sequence genome:
- the LOC102628628 gene encoding uncharacterized protein LOC102628628 has protein sequence MEDYKNLTSNAIGFCLLPSELIQNILLHLTLPEIMAMKLVNRSMACVISDQSFVRECNLRSKSTTWLFVYKKRWLRDAILQGFSDQSTSWFKIAIADLLKSLISPGEDFFFLTASGNIFLFVCNTRQDVIAVNLVSKTVKRIPASPLGPRGTSSWRRSGMKLLATGSDHFRFLFAELVDNRPVLYEYSSEIDTWTSTEARENVGIMPRASCDREVDYIYLNVRNGPHESIVMAVESRSKDVPVILRLRFNGGEHGTRQQTVMADRLHVYGDGHMVIVRSNSVGNVKARVRMVNGIEIWGLGPNASHWEYISKLPSDILKKISKPYGVMMGCLEKSGGIIKIVLVSNYGCLWEIIWLSYDIGRDYWTWFPLPDCKMEGLNMAGIGFSRGLTLS, from the coding sequence ATGGAGGATTACAAAAATTTGACCTCAAATGCTATTGGCTTTTGCCTCCTCCCCTCAGAGCTCATACAAAACATACTTCTTCATCTAACTTTGCCGGAGATCATGGCTATGAAATTGGTCAACAGATCAATGGCTTGTGTTATATCTGACCAAAGTTTTGTCCGTGAATGCAATTTAAGGTCAAAGTCAACTACGTGGCTCTTCGTCTACAAGAAGCGTTGGCTTAGAGATGCAATACTTCAAGGCTTCTCTGATCAATCGACCAGCTGGTTCAAGATTGCAATTGCTGATTTATTGAAATCACTTATCTCGCCGGGCgaggatttcttttttctcacAGCTTCTGggaatattttccttttcgtTTGCAACACTCGACAGGATGTTATTGCGGTTAATTTGGTCAGCAAGACAGTTAAAAGAATCCCGGCAAGCCCACTTGGTCCACGTGGGACTTCATCGTGGCGTAGATCCGGGATGAAGTTACTCGCCACCGGGTCGGATCATTTCAGGTTTTTGTTTGCCGAGTTGGTGGATAACCGGCCGGTTTTGTACGAGTATAGCTCTGAGATTGACACATGGACATCAACGGAAGCAAGAGAGAACGTTGGGATTATGCCACGTGCTAGTTGTGACAGAGAAGTTGATTACATTTACCTCAACGTAAGGAATGGACCTCATGAAAGTATCGTAATGGCCGTTGAATCACGGAGTAAAGATGTCCCGGTGATCTTACGGCTTAGATTTAATGGAGGAGAGCACGGGACCAGGCAGCAAACAGTCATGGCAGATCGGCTGCACGTGTACGGTGATGGGCACATGGTGATCGTAAGATCAAACAGTGTTGGCAATGTCAAAGCAAGGGTAAGAATGGTAAATGGCATTGAAATTTGGGGCTTGGGCCCAAATGCTTCCCATTGGGAATACATTTCTAAACTTCCAAGTGACATTTTGAAGAAGATTAGTAAACCTTATGGGGTCATGATGGGGTGCTTAGAGAAATCAGGTGGGATAATTAAGATTGTATTAGTGTCTAATTACGGGTGCTTGTGGGAAATAATTTGGCTGTCTTATGATATAGGGAGAGATTATTGGACTTGGTTTCCACTTCCTGATTGTAAAATGGAGGGCTTGAATATGGCCGGAATTGGCTTCTCTCGTGGCCTCACCCTCTCTTGA